One genomic region from Streptomyces sp. Li-HN-5-11 encodes:
- the nuoL gene encoding NADH-quinone oxidoreductase subunit L, which produces MENLIALLIAAPLLGAAVLLTGGRRLDAVGHWLGTLLSAVSFVIGLVLFADLLGKSADHRTLTQHLWTWIPVGSFQADVTFRLDQLSMTFVLLITGVGSLIHLYSVGYMEHDERRRRFFGYLNLFLAAMLLLVLADNYLLLYVGWEGVGLASYLLIGFWQHKPSAATAAKKAFLVNRVGDMGLSIAIMLMFATFGSFSFGPVFGHVGDTSEGRLTAIALMLLLAACGKSAQVPLQSWLGDAMEGPTPVSALIHAATMVTAGVYLIVRSAAIFNAAPDAQLAVTVVGAVTLLFGAIVGCAKDDIKKALAGSTMSQIGYMVLAAGLGPIGYVFAIMHLVTHGFFKAGLFLGAGSVMHGMNDEVDMRKYGGLRKYMPVTFVTFGLGYLAIIGFPGLSGFFSKDKIIEAAFAKGGTEGWILGGAALLGAAITAYYMTRVMLMTFFGEERWRNRPTASPAEPSVEPAAEQRGETASDHVAAATGEPHPHESPKVMTIPMIVLAVGSVFGGAFFSIGDRFMHWLEPVTGHSEGNSPVSAWTVTGATMVCLVIGVAIAWAQYGRRPVPAVAPRGSLLTRAARRDLLQDDFNHVVLVRGGEHLTRSLVYVDHTLVDGVVNGTAASMGGLSGRLRRLQNGFARSYAVSMFGGAALLVAATLLMRAV; this is translated from the coding sequence GTGGAGAACCTGATCGCGCTGCTGATCGCGGCGCCCCTGCTCGGAGCGGCCGTCCTCCTGACCGGCGGTCGGCGGCTCGACGCCGTCGGCCACTGGCTCGGCACGCTCCTGTCGGCCGTCTCCTTCGTCATCGGCCTCGTCCTCTTCGCCGACCTGCTCGGCAAGAGCGCCGACCACCGGACCCTGACCCAGCACCTGTGGACGTGGATCCCGGTCGGCAGCTTCCAGGCGGACGTCACCTTCCGTCTCGACCAGCTGTCGATGACGTTCGTCCTGCTGATCACCGGCGTCGGCTCCCTGATCCACCTGTACTCGGTCGGGTACATGGAGCACGACGAGCGGCGCCGCCGCTTCTTCGGCTACCTCAACCTGTTCCTCGCGGCGATGCTGCTGCTCGTCCTCGCCGACAACTACCTGCTGTTGTACGTCGGCTGGGAGGGCGTCGGCCTGGCCTCCTACCTGTTGATCGGTTTCTGGCAGCACAAGCCGAGCGCGGCGACCGCCGCGAAGAAGGCCTTCCTGGTCAACCGCGTCGGCGACATGGGCCTGTCGATCGCGATCATGCTGATGTTCGCGACGTTCGGGTCGTTCTCCTTCGGACCGGTCTTCGGCCACGTCGGCGACACCTCCGAGGGCAGGCTCACCGCCATCGCCCTGATGCTCCTGCTCGCCGCCTGCGGCAAGTCCGCCCAGGTGCCGCTGCAGTCCTGGCTCGGGGACGCGATGGAGGGCCCGACCCCGGTCTCCGCCCTCATCCACGCCGCGACGATGGTGACCGCGGGCGTCTACCTCATCGTCCGCTCCGCGGCGATCTTCAACGCCGCCCCCGACGCGCAGCTCGCCGTCACCGTGGTCGGCGCGGTCACGCTCCTGTTCGGTGCGATCGTCGGTTGCGCCAAGGACGACATCAAGAAGGCACTGGCCGGCTCGACCATGTCGCAGATCGGCTACATGGTGCTGGCCGCGGGCCTCGGCCCCATCGGCTACGTCTTCGCGATCATGCACCTGGTGACGCACGGCTTCTTCAAGGCCGGGCTGTTCCTCGGCGCCGGCTCGGTCATGCATGGCATGAACGACGAGGTCGACATGAGGAAGTACGGCGGCCTCAGGAAGTACATGCCGGTCACGTTCGTCACCTTCGGTCTCGGCTACCTCGCCATCATCGGCTTCCCGGGCCTGTCCGGCTTCTTCTCCAAGGACAAGATCATCGAGGCGGCCTTCGCCAAGGGCGGCACCGAGGGCTGGATCCTCGGCGGCGCGGCTCTGCTGGGCGCGGCCATCACGGCGTACTACATGACGCGCGTGATGCTCATGACCTTCTTCGGAGAGGAGCGGTGGCGCAACCGGCCGACCGCCTCCCCGGCCGAACCCAGCGTGGAACCGGCGGCCGAGCAGCGCGGCGAAACTGCGTCTGATCATGTCGCTGCCGCGACGGGCGAGCCGCACCCGCACGAGTCGCCCAAGGTCATGACGATCCCCATGATCGTGCTGGCCGTCGGGTCGGTCTTCGGCGGCGCCTTCTTCAGCATCGGCGACCGCTTCATGCACTGGCTGGAGCCGGTCACCGGTCACAGCGAGGGCAACTCGCCGGTCAGCGCGTGGACGGTCACCGGCGCGACCATGGTGTGCCTGGTCATCGGTGTCGCCATCGCCTGGGCCCAGTACGGCCGCAGGCCGGTCCCCGCCGTCGCCCCGCGTGGGTCGCTGCTCACCCGGGCCGCCCGGCGCGACCTGCTCCAGGACGACTTCAACCACGTCGTCCTGGTCCGCGGCGGCGAACACCTCACGCGGTCCCTGGTGTACGTCGACCACACCCTGGTCGACGGCGTCGTCAACGGCACGGCGGCCTCCATGGGCGGCCTCTCCGGGCGGCTGCGCAGGCTGCAGAACGGCTTCGCGCGGTCCTACGCGGTCTCGATGTTCGGCGGTGCGGCGCTCCTCGTCGCCGCGACCCTGCTGATGAGGGCGGTCTGA